Within Topomyia yanbarensis strain Yona2022 chromosome 2, ASM3024719v1, whole genome shotgun sequence, the genomic segment CGTGATACTCGTACAGAgcaggcatactagcgccaccatccaATCGATGGTACATATATGAACCAAGCAGTATCTGTCaagcagcccggggacaacttgacagatagtgcttgtttcgtATATGTACCACGAACGACACGCAAAAGTTTctagagaaaagcgtgtttcgttacgtgtgttatgaacgccgtcaatgcggctagaacaacatttagaaaaagcgtattccaaaatgtggataaagaaaaatattattagagaataaatttatccctgatgggaaaccgtcagcaaagttacataaatcttattatagatTTAGCTGGAAGGTgttgtttttagcaaccggctcccttccttcctaaaaatgttttggttttcttgttgtgtgaagtttgtaatcggtaaatcattggtgttataaatgaaatataaatgaaaaactttttggccaatgaaagtaaatcaccaagcttaacaattcgtgaacctgcgacatcttgtttcaagttcattaagaacgtcaagaattctagtattTTGATTGGGATAATAAACcatatatgtaggattttctacacatttagcaaaattggttttgaataaaatttgtgtgcttttatcagaattctggcagcaaaccagtagtgctcggtttcagcaagaatgctgccaggaacgtacaattttgttcgacttcggccagagttttgttcgacttttgcaataattctgtccggaagatgttgcgatggttttggtatggatcccttcagaattattctggcattTTCCTCGGTTCTACCAGAGGAGATGTTGATTAGtttcggaagattttcggaaattccaatataagtggtagtggcttgattttgaaagtcatcttcttgtatttccgaaaatcgatttttttttctttcggattttttaaattccaaatggaatctatgtttctgtttaagTATGGGGGAATGAGGACAGTTTCTAAtgtgaacagcgaaataaatttgatgatagaaatgcttaaattagttattttttagatatggaaaatagtaaatgagatgcgcctttttcaaattttgctccattcgagccgccatgacatcacaaaatcaccacaaaatttgcttatgagttcaatatatgggagctgtcaagttgtccccgggctgctGTCAAGTTGTCGCTGGGTTGGGAAAGAAGTTTCATTCTTTCGTCAGTTTCGCCTGATTTCggtaaatgaaaaaaacattatcCGACTCTGCTTTATATCAACAGAAGAATGAATCTTTGCCTGAACGTTTTACGCAGCTTCCCACTAGCTAAATTAGTTCAACGTGTAGTCGTTGAATACAAGTACGTGTGCACTATTGCCAGTTAAGCATAAGGATTGACGACCGGTTAACTTCCTGCAACACTGGTTTTCACTGTCATGGTCATAACACACATCGATTGCATAGTTGTTCTGTTTACCATACTAACGTAATGGAATGGTTTGTCTGGAGCTAAGCTGAAATtaaattcatatttttatcCGACCAGTTTTTTCGAAACCAGTTTAAACGCAGCATTAAAAACAGAAATAAGCAGCTAAGAACTGACGCCGATTAGAGTCCACTGCTCAATTGATTTCAATGTTTTCTTGGTCTCATCGTGGGATTTTGTTGAATATGTTGATTGTACTTATTTTACCCTCCAGTAGTCGCCCACAGTGCCGTAGCCATGAAAGGGAtggggtttgggggttaaaacttctcccaaaccagaattaattgaactgaaataaaaatttattggtGATGACCAGTTtaattcaaaataatttttaacgcTAAAAGCTAAAATTATGACTTCAAGAAGAATGGCTcataagacccaatgaaatcaaaagcctcttttttgtcgttttatcagcgagaaaatcgaaagcccgaaaacgctcgattctttgtatttcaaattacaagtccaTTTAAACTAGAGAATTGTAACTAGTCGGGTCTCTGAGACCCCGCGCCTTTTGTGggttattatttaatatttaaataataattttggaagtttatcaactgatcattacattgagaactgaATGCTTTAAACACCATAGGGACTTTTGGTATTAGAttttcttttgtacattatcaagtgtaaactaggcttaccacccaccgctcccgtatggcagatgcagctattcaaacagggttgctatgattaataataaaaaatccacatattttgaagtcatgctgcttctttagttaataacttttcttagcgagttttcacaaacttacaatgttccacgaatgtgttcagtagaagaatacctttagaaatatatggtgttctcatgaattgattgatgaggtgattttttaagaatttattttcaattttaaccgattttccatactaatttccatataaactttgaaatttttggagggtccgtagacacaaccaatcggtaccaaaatttgcacaatttctaaaggccataaaaggaatcagtagagcctggtgaaGCTAAAAGACAAAAAATGAACCAGTCTACTCTTCATATCTCGGCCCTCGGCCTGTGGCACATAGCCTTTACTCGAACGATTTACCTACTCGTGGAATTTTCGTAACTTTATACAGGTGCTCTATCGCCTCGGTATCCCGATCTTCCTGTGGGCgattccgaatctatattcaCTCGCACCTTCTCATTTCGCTTCTACTGCAGAagacggtagtacccagtcgatgccggcctacagattaaaCGTCATCAATAGACGCACAGGGAAGCATGAGATAGGAGCTTATGAACACCGGGAAGTATTCACCGCTTAACGACCAACCTTCAAAGTTGATGGTTCCGAAATTATGTGATGTTGACCGTAAGAAAAGTTATCGAACATAGATTCCACTTAAATAGTGTATATTCTTTGCTTTTATAACATTTCGTAGAAGAAAGGCATTTATGAAGATATGAAAGGTATTCTTTATTGTTTTTTCTCATTTAGAATGGAATGGTTACTGCTGAACTgtttttgtttctgaactttcaatattttatcaaattttcattatattgaagcattttcgaaaaatcaacgattttcatCATCGAACGATTATGATTCATCATCATAAATCTTTTAAATTCCGTCCGTTATTCTAgaaatattttgtttgttttgtttttttatttacgtgacaaaaaacaaaacaaacaaaataatttcgAGAATAACGGACGGAGTTTAAAAGATTTATGATGATGAATTATAATCGTTCGATGatgaaaatcgttgatttttcgaaaatacttcaatataatgaaaatttgataaaatattgaaagttcagaaacaaaaacAGTTCAGCAGTAACCATTCTAGAAATATTAAATAAACGTCCCCAAGTCATAAGGTTACATGTATTCTGCGCCAAAATTGCATGCACATGTGATTTGATTCGCGTTGATATAAGGATTAGAAGACAAAAGAAGACATCTAAAATTACATGGCTTAAGCAGCCGTCATTGTTCAATGCATTTATTTCTCACGAAACATGGCGGAAACTTAATTGAACCGATTTGATTTGTGTCTAGTCTAAGTTCCAAGTCGGATTTCTGAAAATGACTTATCCTACCAAGGAAATAAGCACTTTTGGATCAATCGCGAGGGGAGGGGGAGGGGTTATTTCTCCAACTAAAAGTATATAAAAACACATTAATGAGTACAGCAACACATGTAGAAGTTGCGCTCAGTGAACTGAGCTACCTACCAATGACGTCAGGATGGTATCCAGTCTCATCGGCATAATAACTAACAGTATACTTAACACCATCGGGTCCAATGTAGCTATAAAATCCATTGATCACCAGCACTTCGCTTCCATTTTCCAGTTTCTTCACGTAAGCATTTTGACGCACCTGTCGACCATCGCTGAGCTCATATCtgcaagaaaaaatattttatatcaTCTACGTATGTTTCAAAATAGTACCGCTTactcccagttaaactcatccGTCTTGTAGTTGTTGGTCTCTTGAACTACCTTCAATTGAGAATCTGAATTCTCTACGGCTGGAGCAGCTTCACAAAGCAGTGTCCAAGACACTAGATACAACAGCACTGCTCGCATCATTGCTAATCAACCGCTAATATCCGACTGTGAAGAAGGCTGCTACGTTACTAAGTTTGGATCCCAATTTATAGCTAATTAGCATAAGATATCCCGCGTTACAATAACATGACGACGCTCTTGAACAGAATCGAAAAAGACACACTAGTAAAAGTGCATTGAGAGCCGTACAAAAATACTCTCGTGGTCCAGCAAACTTGTTCCGATATGGACATTCAGGCGAAATATTCACATTAGTAGAAATTCGTTGCACCCAACGAAACTACTTTTTGAGGGTCGAAATGCAAAATTGTCGAATAAATTTAAGATGATTGTCCGTTAATCGAGTATCATTCGGAAGCTTGATTAATTGATTCATTCAATCGACCAAGATAATCGATTaagatcaataatcgattaggtAGTAAATCTTAGTTTATCAACCAAAACAGGTCGCTAGGTCtattttgacattttaaggCGCTTGCCATTCTTTGTTCTGCGATTTTCATATTTAGCGCGGCACAAACCCTTtatgaattttgttttcgattatTTGATATCAGCTAATCGATTTACTCATtttttcagatattttttttatagcttgtgctcgatttttttttgcattttgattatagaggttttaaccttagggtcattcacctcttttcgggttataaaaatctcttttggaaaaatctctaaccctgtgtgcgaggttgggaatcgaatccaggtgagctgcgtacatggcaatcgatttaccaaataCGCTAGACCCGTCTCCAATCGAACATTGGTTTTTCGGTAATTTTAGAGATTAATTCGTTATTTACGTTGATCGAGTAAAAAATACATCACTAGAAGGATATGATAATAATTTAAATAGAACGCTTGCATAGCTCAAATAGCCGTCATTATTCAATGCATTTATTTCTCACGAAACCTTGCGAACACTTCACTGCTTCGAGTTGGCAGTTGTCTAATCTTAGTCCCAAGCGAAATACACTCAAATGACTTAACCTACCAAGGAAATAAGCACCTTCGGATCTATCCCGACAACAGGATGCGGTGGTGTTTCTCCAACTAGAATTATACAAAAACACATTAATGGTTACAGAAACACTTGTAGAAACTGCGCCCAGTACACTGAGCTACCTACCGACGACGTTAGGATGATATCCAGTCTCATCGGCATAATAATTAACGGAATACCTAACACCATCAGGACCGATGTAGCTAAAATACCCATTGATTACAAGTACCTCGGTGCCATTCTCCAGTTTCTTCACGTAAGCACTTTCACGCACCTCCCGACCATCACTGAGTTCATACCtacaagaaaaatcattttGTATCACTTATGGATGCTTAAAAATGGTATCACTTACCCCCAATTATACTCATCCGTCTTGTAGTTGTTAAACTCTCGAACGACCTTCAAATGACCATCGGGATTCTCTTTTGCTGGAGCTGCTTCACAAAGCAGCATTAAAGACACTAGATATACCAGTACCGATAGCATCATTACTGATCAACTGCGAATGACCCGACTGTGATGAAGACTGCTACGTTACTAAGTTCAGATCCAAATTTATAGTTAATCAGAACCGAAAATGGCAAGCTAGCAAAAGTGCATGGAGAGTTGTACAAAACCACTCGCGCGGTCCAGCAAACTGGTTCCGAAAAGGATCTTCTCGCGAAAGACGAACAAAATAATTGGTGCATAATCGTAGAAAAAGATGAAACCATGGTGGCTTCATTTTTTGGGCTTGCTTGGAATGCGATGATGTCGGATAAATCTAAGATGACCATAGTGATGATATACACATTGAAATGTCTAATTGATGACGTTGCACGCCAAGTAACACGGTCATTTCAAGTGGTCTATTGTAAGTTGTAAGCCTCATCGAGTAGAGTACAGAAATACATTGGAAAATTGTTTAACCTTAAAAAAACTTGGTTTATTGGTGAAAACATTATCGCAAAAATATCAACACCTTTTCAGAACAGCTGAAGGCATAGCACTTAGTCCTGGTCCAGGACTCCTGGAGCGTAAGACGATTCAGTTTTCCGTATTGCAGAGAGAAGCGATTGTTCTGAAATActgaatacatccatatccaccgcACCAACGGGAGCGTCATGGGCCGCGTTTTTGCGAAGATACTCGAGAAGTCCCTCCTAGACGGTTGTGAATCTCAAGTCAACattcctcagtcttttgttcgcgcgTGAGGCAAATGacattgcttgctgtgagcattTTACGGGGGATTGTAATGAATACATTCCAACGGTAAGGGTAGAGACGGAAGGCGTCGTCAACGATGATAGTTTGACATGTGAGGACGTACAGCGTTGGttgttttagagaccgcttactttaTCCGGTGAAAATACTGGAGTggaagcgtttgcactcagtagtagctgcgggggatggttcaaaaacataCCCCAAACAAACTCTTATCTGGTGCCCGTCGCTAGCACCACTTTACCGAGCTACATCCTCTTGTACTAGGTCCGTCTGCCTGTCCatctatttgtaccgcgggccatgaattgcacaaagtgtaaacaagccacccattgtagcaataaggtccgctgtggaaaatgcggtgagaatcatctagatgattcgtgcagtaagaatgcagagaagtgtccttactgccAGCAGGATATCTCgccatgtcccgcgtacaaactacgcggggataatcTGAAACGTTCCCATGcggaaatgctaaagaaagctacggcACCATCCTCAACAAACCTTTTTCTTGCTTCCTAACGAGgacgaggctgatgacccacaagagggaacaacTACTAAAGTGACTAGAAGAAATAGAAGGAGGAGGAACATTTCTCCTGAACTACCTTTTAAAGGCTTCCACATATATTCCCCCCAATACCGCTGTTGGGCACCGATGGCTATTTACACGACATCGTAGAATCCTttcctgcaccgcgactagttttaggagatttTAACTCTCACAGAActgcatggggttgcctctacgATGATAACCAGTCTCCTCAATTcacgatctttgcgataactttaatttgacaattttaaacacggttgaaatgacacggattcccgCTCCTGCGTCGCGTCTCCCTTCAATACCGCGAATGAAATTTTTTCCGATGGTGAAGTTCTCGCTTGCTTttttatcatgcaacaataaatcCACAAGACCAGAcacaatcaaattcaacttgaagaatctgccagactctgccaagagacgcttgttgaatttattcaacaagtttcttgagtgTAACATTgaccctcatgactggaggcaagagAAGgttatcgccatccaaaaaccaggaaaaccagcctccgaccacaattcgtatcgaccgaccGTATTGACAATTAGGTCAAAGCAAATAGCTTACTGTAAGGTACAGAATTTTGCTTCCGCAAAGGAACGACTGCCTTGCGTTGTTGACAATAGAAATTCAAAAGCTTATGCTCGAAAAGAGcaaatggcatcagttttcttggatattaatGGGGCTTTTGATTCCGTTTCTATCAACACTCCTTCCGacaagttgcaccagcatggccTTTCAACAACTTGGAACAATTTTCTGCTGAATTTGTTGTTGGAAAAGCACATGTATTGCTCGCATGGCGATTCGTCAACGTTGAGATTCATGGCTCATGCCGAAGCCCTCTtctttacaatttttacgtcaATGACATCGATGAATTTCTCGACAATTCTTGCACGTTATGGCAACGGTATGGTTTCAGTtacaggacccaaagctgtccaTTCCAGAATACCTTCGAGAATTTGTCTACTTGAAGAAtgagattcgtggaataccgaacaacatacgcccgcaagtggtaccttacatttttttacaataaattccgAAAAGTCGACTGCTGTAAGATGTTGTATACTGACCGGTCAAAGGGTCCACttgcttcggtattttcaatcaaaaaatcaCCGCATTCCAAAAACTTATTGACCCCGTTTCAGTTTatgccgcagaactagctgctattcagtgtACCCTTGAAGGCATTGTTAAATTACCAGAAGACCatttacttcatcgtttcggataggcTCAGTTCCATTGATGCTATtcactcgatgaaacatggaaagcaatCCTTGTATTTTTTAAGAGAAAATGCGGAAGCTGCTTTAACTGACAAATCTTTTCAGATAAGCTTCgtttgggtcccttctcatcGCTCTATTCCGGACAATAAGAAGGCtaactccttagctaaggtgggtgctctagaaggtgatatttatgaaataccaattcgtgacttcattcatatgatgtcccgactcatggcaaaccattacacgctggatgtaCATCTTCAGTGTATTGTTctcgtggatagtggtgtcTGCGTTTGTGGCAATGGcaatcacgacatcgaacacattgtctgggcgtgcaccgagtatagTTCCGTCAGGTTTCAGTTAATGGATATTCttcgggtccgaagaataccgcCCAACGTTCCAGTTCGCGATGTTATGGCAAACAACTATCTCCCTTATATGTCCCGCAGCTATCTTTTCCTAAAATCAATCTATTAAAGAATTCGGCCcctctctttctctttttctcATTCTCAGAAATCCGCTGTACTGCTTTGGCGGCGCCAACTCGCACCATAGCGTTACTACGTGATCGTCTTCCCTCACCAATCAACTTGCATAAACTGAAAATGGATCCGAAAAGGATTCCCTGCGGGTCCGACGAGAATCACCCGACATCCCGCTGCGTGCTGACTTGGCTGTGCAGTTTTTAAAATCCCTTATTGTAATCCCctaatttaatatatttaaaaagtaaaatgcaaaaattggcGCCTTGAAGCTGTAATGGTACCGCGTCTTCTCAAATAAACAGACTGAATAAAACAAACTTCAAGACATACAAGAAGCAAAGAtcacaaaaaagaacaaaagattCGATAAATAACATACCCGCTGTCTAAAAAGAACATCGTAATCTATTTATTAAACATAAACTACCAATTtttaggcaattttttttttcttcagaaaaattgaattaacttagggtaaggtggggcaaatccgacctagtaaatggttttggctgtaaaatgctcattttacatcggatcaagtcgttttatataccaaattaaaggctagactcctgggcaacgttctgtatatagcattttatttatattttaagaatatcttgagatacaagcgttttacaaaaatgttcatttttgctgttttcaaaaatggtggggtaaacccgaccccctatgtttttcgttgatttagtgcagatattactcaaattttctggtttccaatgataaatcaatgaatgttgtgttattgaattgtaacatgaagaaaatggagttcaatgtcaatcttggaatgctaaaatcacgagcagtagcaagTAATGATAtttccatttgcatcggagcaattgctcgacgaatactataatcatcacgtttttgtgtctttcgtttgtaattatgaaccattttgcataaaaataataactattaacaataaatatatttcgatttgataaataaaaattttcttagcaaaaaaagcGGTCGTGTTTACTccaatatttagaggtcggatttgccccgtcgcgtcatttttcattacgatgcaattaaaaagaatatgaaaacggttgaactaaattcatctatgcactttgtaggacttaaatcaaagaatttaaatccacttacattgtGCATGCAATCATTTTAACAATCaaaaatatcctgtagtcaatgatgcacaaaagtcaaatcaaaagttgtaaaaacaaactttttgtcgtatgaccatctcaatgtagactaataaaatgctgtcataccaccattatgattatttttgatgctctacacgacaacattgatattagttcgtgtagtgcttctgattttcggtaacagaggggggtcgggtttacccaacggtctgatttgccccaccttaccctaataaattgaattttaaatagatCAGATACAGCTCTTAAATAATTTTAACATACTTTTCGATACGTTACGTGTACTTCTATTTCCTTCGAAATCAAACTAAAATAACGcctaaataaacatttttaatATGTTTCATTGCACGGTAATATGAATATTAGATcccaaaaacgcatcttgtcgtaaaactaaataacacaaaaattCTGCGGTTTTACTTCGTTCAAATGTATGAAATGAGGTAACAAAAACTGAATGAACTTTTTGCTTTTATTATTGCACTTTTCCGGTAATAGATTCCAGAAGCAAGGcgaatttttttcagataaagggtgtcccacatcaaattgcatcacgtaAAAATACTCTGtaaaaaataacccattggtTATTTTCTCTTAAAATGTGATTGAACGCTATTATAAAATTCTTCGCATCCAACGGAAAaagaaatgcggtcagaatggatgttctagtAGTGATCAAGATCACAAGCGTGTTGTGAAAGCGTTTAAACGGAATCCCAACGCTTCGGTCAGAGATGcgaccaaaaagttgaatctgtttaagtctttcgttcagagagccaaggaccgggaGGTACTGCATACGTCAAAAGTGCAGtaggctccaaatcgtgacaaACGAAAAAATACGGTAGGAAAGTCACGGACCtggaaactgtacacccagatgctgacgaagcctcattatCTCATCATGAATAATGAGACATACGTCCAGACGGACTTCCACCTGCTTCcagggctactgttcttcaccacccagcacaagtttgatgctCCGGAGGAAATAAGGAAGCAGAAACGTTCAAAgcttgccaa encodes:
- the LOC131681461 gene encoding flexible cuticle protein 12-like, whose protein sequence is MMLSVLVYLVSLMLLCEAAPAKENPDGHLKVVREFNNYKTDEYNWGYELSDGREVRESAYVKKLENGTEVLVINGYFSYIGPDGVRYSVNYYADETGYHPNVVVGETPPHPVVGIDPKVLISLVG
- the LOC131681460 gene encoding endocuticle structural glycoprotein ABD-5-like, with the protein product MMRAVLLYLVSWTLLCEAAPAVENSDSQLKVVQETNNYKTDEFNWEYELSDGRQVRQNAYVKKLENGSEVLVINGFYSYIGPDGVKYTVSYYADETGYHPDVIVGEITPPPPLAIDPKVLISLVG